One genomic segment of Ignavibacteriota bacterium includes these proteins:
- a CDS encoding sulfite exporter TauE/SafE family protein, with translation MNIYFEILLLFSAGVLTSFINVMAGGGSTLTLPILIFLGLDAPVANGTNRLGILSQSIFGALSFHNQKVSQIKLSVKLSLLTLPGAIVGAFYSTKIENELFEKILGIVMIGIVVTMLIPNSKVVLKDKILEKLPWAIYPSMFALGFYGGFIQVGIGFLLMLTLHNILKLNLVYVNYHKVVIVLIYTIPALLIFIFTDNINWLYGISLSAGSGFGAWWAAKAAVKKGEKIIKVILIVAIIIMSYELLIGF, from the coding sequence ATGAATATTTATTTTGAAATATTATTACTTTTTTCTGCCGGTGTTTTAACAAGTTTTATAAATGTTATGGCTGGCGGTGGGTCAACTTTAACTTTACCGATCTTAATATTTTTAGGACTCGATGCGCCGGTTGCAAATGGTACAAACCGTTTGGGAATTCTATCGCAAAGTATTTTTGGTGCACTTTCATTTCACAATCAAAAAGTAAGTCAAATTAAATTAAGCGTAAAATTAAGTTTACTTACTTTACCCGGCGCAATTGTTGGAGCTTTCTATTCTACAAAAATTGAAAATGAATTGTTTGAAAAAATCCTCGGAATTGTAATGATCGGAATTGTTGTAACAATGCTAATCCCAAACTCAAAAGTGGTTTTGAAAGATAAAATTTTAGAAAAACTTCCTTGGGCAATTTATCCTTCAATGTTTGCGTTAGGATTTTACGGCGGTTTTATTCAAGTGGGAATTGGATTTTTGCTAATGTTAACACTACACAACATATTAAAATTAAATTTAGTTTACGTCAATTATCATAAAGTAGTTATTGTATTGATTTATACAATTCCTGCATTGTTAATATTTATTTTTACAGATAACATAAATTGGTTATATGGAATTAGTCTTTCGGCTGGAAGCGGATTTGGTGCTTGGTGGGCTGCAAAAGCTGCTGTAAAAAAAGGTGAAAAAATTATTAAAGTAATTTTAATTGTTGCAATTATTATTATGTCTTACGAATTATTGATTGGATTTTAG
- a CDS encoding GMP synthase — protein MRCIQDILKETDKNNVNVDLEYKIYESRNKEEVPNLEYDIYISSGGPGDPFDGEGTKWEKKYFNLMDKIWANNQNNSNKKKYVFFICHSFQIMARYFKFGDVIPRNSKSFGILPIHKTEIGRMDYILKGLPEIFYGADFRSYQVVNPDKNIFRELGAKLIALEKIRPHIELERAMMAVRISNEIVGTQFHPEADIVSMQHHFGKRERQQQVIDEYGEKKLQDMLEHLENPDNIILTRNTVLPNFLNDAIKNLS, from the coding sequence ATGAGATGTATTCAAGATATTTTGAAGGAAACTGATAAAAATAATGTGAATGTTGATTTAGAATATAAAATTTATGAGTCAAGAAATAAAGAAGAAGTTCCCAATTTAGAGTATGATATTTACATTTCATCCGGAGGACCCGGCGATCCATTCGATGGGGAAGGCACAAAATGGGAAAAGAAATATTTTAATTTGATGGATAAAATTTGGGCGAATAATCAAAATAATTCCAATAAAAAAAAATATGTTTTCTTTATTTGTCATTCATTTCAAATAATGGCTCGTTACTTTAAATTTGGCGATGTGATTCCGAGAAACTCAAAATCATTTGGAATTTTACCAATTCATAAAACTGAAATTGGTAGAATGGATTATATTTTAAAAGGTTTGCCGGAAATTTTTTATGGTGCAGATTTTAGAAGTTATCAAGTTGTTAATCCCGATAAAAATATATTTCGAGAACTCGGGGCAAAATTAATTGCATTAGAAAAAATTCGTCCGCATATAGAACTTGAGCGAGCGATGATGGCAGTAAGAATTTCTAATGAAATTGTTGGAACACAGTTTCATCCCGAAGCTGATATTGTAAGTATGCAGCATCATTTTGGCAAACGGGAAAGGCAACAGCAAGTTATTGATGAATATGGCGAAAAAAAATTGCAAGATATGCTGGAACATTTAGAAAATCCGGATAATATTATTTTAACAAGAAATACTGTTCTTCCTAATTTTTTAAATGATGCAATAAAAAATCTAAGCTAA
- a CDS encoding DUF819 family protein, with product MIFPISNDAITFAILLTILAIIFKTSSSTKSFWIKFYKVVPTLMLCYFIPGILNSLGIISSENSKLYFVGSRFLLPVSLVLLTIGVDFKSILKLGPKALIMMLTGTAGIVIGGPIALFIVSTIFPDFIIHEGEFATWRGLSAISGSWIGGSANQTAMKEIFNINDSVFSAIIAIDVMTYSIWFAVLLYGVGIKDKLNKFLKADEKSLKAIELGIEKEHSDKLEFSDNTKMMTILAVGFGVTGVSHFFADIIAPYFQNNFPQFAKFSLTSEFFWMIIFATSGGLLLSFTKFRKLETYGASKVGNLFLYILIAIIGMEMNVIGFFQNYHLFLITSIWIIIHGTLLIIVGRIIKAPFFFLAVGSQANIGGSASAPIIAAAFHPSLASIGVLLAVLGYALGTYGAWLCAILMSLI from the coding sequence ATGATTTTCCCGATTTCAAATGATGCAATAACTTTTGCAATTCTGTTAACAATTCTTGCTATCATATTTAAAACTTCGAGCAGTACAAAATCATTCTGGATAAAATTTTACAAAGTTGTACCGACACTAATGCTGTGCTATTTTATTCCGGGAATACTAAATTCTCTCGGTATTATTTCCTCGGAAAATTCAAAACTTTATTTTGTCGGCTCAAGATTTTTACTTCCCGTTAGTTTAGTATTGCTAACAATTGGAGTTGACTTTAAAAGTATTTTAAAACTTGGTCCCAAAGCTTTAATTATGATGTTAACCGGAACAGCCGGAATTGTAATCGGCGGACCAATTGCGTTATTTATTGTATCAACAATTTTTCCGGATTTTATTATTCATGAAGGTGAATTTGCAACTTGGAGAGGCTTATCGGCAATATCCGGAAGCTGGATTGGAGGAAGTGCAAATCAAACTGCAATGAAGGAAATTTTTAATATTAATGATTCCGTTTTTTCTGCAATAATTGCAATTGATGTTATGACTTACAGTATTTGGTTTGCAGTACTTTTATACGGTGTTGGCATAAAAGATAAATTGAATAAATTTCTTAAAGCAGATGAAAAATCACTTAAAGCAATTGAACTTGGAATTGAAAAAGAGCATTCCGATAAATTAGAATTTTCCGATAACACAAAAATGATGACAATTTTAGCTGTTGGATTTGGTGTAACCGGAGTTTCACATTTCTTTGCAGATATTATTGCACCATATTTTCAAAATAATTTTCCGCAATTTGCAAAATTCAGTTTAACATCAGAGTTTTTCTGGATGATTATTTTTGCAACATCCGGCGGATTATTATTAAGTTTTACAAAATTTCGCAAATTAGAAACTTACGGAGCTTCAAAAGTTGGAAATTTATTTCTTTATATTCTTATTGCAATAATTGGAATGGAAATGAACGTGATCGGCTTTTTCCAAAATTATCATCTTTTTTTAATAACCTCAATTTGGATTATAATTCACGGAACTCTTTTAATTATTGTTGGAAGAATAATCAAAGCTCCCTTTTTCTTTTTGGCAGTTGGAAGTCAAGCAAATATCGGCGGATCAGCATCAGCACCGATTATTGCTGCTGCGTTTCATCCTTCGTTAGCAAGCATCGGAGTTTTGCTTGCTGTTTTGGGATATGCACTCGGAACATACGGCGCTTGGCTTTGTGCAATTTTAATGTCATTAATTTAA
- a CDS encoding chloramphenicol acetyltransferase, translated as MEIINKDNWKRKEHYNFFSQFEEPFFGIVSEIECTNTYKFCKENKIPFFAYYLHKSILAVNQIEELKTRVLNDEIVLYDEIHATSTIARADETFGFSFIPFNSDFNIFNNILQQEIKKVQNSSGLRLTENSKRSDVIHYSPLPWIKFSALSHARNFIINDSVPKLCFGKKYELNNKLMLPVSVHAHHGLADALHAAKYFELLQNYLMNSEL; from the coding sequence ATGGAAATAATTAATAAAGACAATTGGAAAAGAAAAGAACATTATAATTTTTTTTCACAATTTGAAGAACCATTTTTTGGAATTGTATCGGAAATTGAATGCACTAATACTTATAAATTTTGCAAAGAAAATAAAATTCCATTTTTTGCTTATTATTTGCACAAATCCATTCTCGCAGTTAATCAAATTGAAGAATTAAAAACCAGAGTTTTAAATGATGAAATTGTTTTGTATGATGAAATTCACGCAACATCAACAATAGCGAGAGCAGATGAAACATTTGGATTTTCATTCATACCATTCAATTCCGATTTTAATATTTTCAATAATATTCTTCAGCAAGAAATTAAAAAGGTTCAAAACTCCAGCGGTTTACGTTTAACTGAAAATTCAAAAAGATCAGACGTTATACATTATTCACCTCTTCCATGGATTAAGTTTTCTGCTTTATCGCATGCAAGAAATTTTATTATAAATGATAGTGTTCCAAAATTGTGTTTTGGAAAAAAGTATGAACTAAACAACAAACTTATGCTTCCGGTTTCAGTTCATGCACATCATGGATTAGCCGATGCTTTACATGCTGCAAAATATTTTGAGCTGCTTCAAAATTATTTGATGAATAGTGAATTGTAA
- a CDS encoding aminopeptidase P family protein: MADQLIIEKQKQAAEILREKNIDMWMTFVRETGNIKDPMMEMIVGTGATWHSAFIITKDGDTTAIIGSLEEANMKTVGTFKNIVPYLKSVKSDLIKVLDKYNPNKIALNFSRNSSMADGLTYGVYLELLDLLKDTSYVERFVSSEEIVAALRGRKSQVEVDFIKDAIKETLIIFDEVSNFLEPGKTEKDVANFVRQKVKERGFEFAWDEEHCPAVFTGPDTAGAHSGPTDKKIEKGHVINMDFGIKKNGYCSDLQRTWYVLKDGETEAPEEVLHGFNVIKNAIIKSGEAMKPGKLAWEIDNIARSYIVENGYEEYPHGLGHQVGRVAHDGGAMMGPKWERYGNLPFLPLEKGNVFTIEPRLPIKNFGIATMEEIVWIKEDGVEYLSKPQTEIYLIKK; this comes from the coding sequence ATGGCTGATCAATTAATAATCGAAAAACAAAAACAAGCCGCTGAAATTTTAAGAGAAAAAAATATTGATATGTGGATGACATTTGTGAGGGAAACCGGAAATATAAAAGATCCGATGATGGAAATGATTGTTGGAACCGGCGCAACTTGGCACTCGGCATTTATTATTACCAAAGATGGCGATACTACCGCAATTATTGGTTCGCTTGAAGAAGCAAATATGAAAACTGTCGGAACATTTAAAAATATTGTACCGTATTTAAAATCTGTAAAATCAGATTTGATAAAAGTTTTAGATAAATATAATCCTAACAAAATTGCATTAAACTTTTCTAGAAATTCTTCAATGGCGGATGGATTAACTTATGGTGTGTACTTAGAATTACTGGATTTATTAAAAGATACTTCTTACGTTGAAAGATTTGTTTCTTCCGAAGAAATTGTAGCAGCTTTACGAGGAAGAAAATCACAAGTAGAAGTTGATTTTATTAAAGATGCAATTAAGGAAACATTAATAATTTTTGATGAAGTTTCAAATTTTCTTGAACCGGGAAAGACGGAAAAAGATGTTGCAAATTTTGTACGACAAAAAGTTAAAGAACGCGGATTTGAATTTGCTTGGGATGAAGAACATTGTCCCGCAGTATTTACTGGACCAGATACGGCCGGTGCTCATTCTGGACCAACCGATAAAAAAATTGAAAAAGGTCACGTAATTAATATGGATTTTGGAATAAAGAAAAATGGATATTGTTCTGATCTTCAAAGAACTTGGTACGTTTTAAAAGATGGAGAAACTGAAGCACCTGAAGAAGTTTTACACGGATTTAATGTAATTAAAAATGCTATAATAAAATCCGGTGAAGCAATGAAACCCGGAAAACTTGCATGGGAAATTGATAATATTGCAAGAAGCTATATTGTAGAAAATGGATATGAAGAATACCCGCACGGATTGGGCCATCAAGTTGGAAGAGTTGCGCATGATGGCGGCGCAATGATGGGACCAAAGTGGGAAAGATATGGAAATTTACCTTTTCTTCCTTTAGAGAAAGGAAATGTTTTTACAATTGAGCCAAGACTTCCAATTAAAAATTTTGGAATTGCAACAATGGAAGAAATTGTTTGGATTAAAGAAGACGGTGTTGAATATTTATCTAAACCGCAGACTGAGATTTATTTGATTAAAAAATAA
- a CDS encoding class I SAM-dependent methyltransferase — MNDKKHWYDGIFYDKIIAPNQDKMFEQIKRIVGKDNSVLDIGCGTGRLAFQLSDHCRKIVGIDLSSKNISVAKSNHNGNFKNVEFVHGDIKKISSGDSEKFDFAILTYVIHEVPEKERLELLSAIKKVSNKIIIGDYITPTPNSFGGKLIVVVEYLAGKDHYNNFKNYVKNGGLDYLIKEANLKKISEIKNQPQTSHLVVLE, encoded by the coding sequence ATGAATGACAAAAAACATTGGTATGATGGAATTTTTTACGATAAAATTATTGCGCCAAACCAAGATAAAATGTTTGAGCAAATTAAAAGAATTGTTGGTAAAGACAATTCAGTATTAGATATTGGATGCGGAACGGGAAGATTAGCTTTTCAACTTTCTGATCATTGCAGAAAAATTGTTGGTATTGATTTATCTTCAAAAAATATTTCCGTTGCAAAGTCTAATCACAATGGTAATTTTAAAAATGTGGAATTTGTACATGGGGATATAAAAAAAATTAGCAGCGGCGATTCTGAAAAATTTGACTTTGCAATTCTTACTTACGTTATTCATGAAGTCCCGGAAAAGGAAAGATTGGAATTATTATCTGCAATTAAAAAAGTTTCAAATAAAATAATTATTGGTGATTATATAACTCCCACGCCAAATTCATTTGGGGGAAAATTAATTGTTGTTGTTGAATATTTAGCCGGGAAAGATCATTATAATAATTTTAAAAACTATGTAAAAAATGGCGGATTGGATTATTTAATAAAAGAAGCAAATTTGAAAAAGATTTCTGAAATTAAAAATCAACCTCAGACATCCCATCTTGTTGTTTTGGAATAA
- a CDS encoding chloride channel protein: MRTTFFQYLTFFKTNYKFVIQKFLAKLPVPEYALFSIYAIFIGAVAGAAAVLFHKSISFTTNLFFNSSTENFSYLLPALGMLILSLLTYLAPSIAKRKGVSEVIKAVSLRGGFTPFRITLFHFFAPVICIGTGNTLGPEGPTAQLGGGVSSKIGNLLGLSDSRRRIFTAAGAGAAIAAVFNSPLGGIFFALEIILLNDFQTQTFSALVLASVTASAISRIFLGNQATFIFGDLSIGTYSHFYFYAILGVLSGFISLMFIRYSEIIDNLFHEKILIKFPRWIVMTFAGLLMGIFGFYFNGIFGIGYDTINNILASSQIWHVVLILLILKFFLVPIVLYSGGFGGIFAPSLFIGACVGYLYSFGLNHFFGIQLDTVAYVLVGMGAVLGGINTIPISAILIIFEMTKNHTFILPLMLAVIISTTIVQIILKGSIHIKHLEREGFRISSGKETNVLKSIFVEDVMRDEILLIPENTSISKLISLLLESPHAAFYTININGKLVGTITENELRPIITEYEQIRDTLIASDIAKQEVLTVFKNDDLDHILKLFGSSNVDQFPVVSNKDPLKAIGTVWRQDVITAYNQESLKHNLADGLANEIKSIDKTHVSKVAEGYSIVECNVNSTFIGSTLVELRLRNKYGLEVLMIKQKKSLFDEKSSEPKLIIPDPNYVIKADDILVLFGSDENIAKTNEWK, encoded by the coding sequence ATGAGAACAACTTTTTTTCAATATTTAACATTTTTTAAAACAAATTATAAATTTGTAATACAAAAATTTTTAGCAAAATTACCCGTTCCGGAATATGCTTTATTTAGTATATATGCAATTTTTATTGGCGCTGTTGCCGGAGCTGCGGCGGTTTTATTTCATAAATCAATTAGTTTTACGACAAATCTTTTTTTCAATTCAAGTACGGAAAATTTTTCATATTTATTGCCCGCTTTAGGAATGTTGATTCTAAGTTTATTAACTTACCTTGCGCCAAGTATTGCAAAAAGAAAAGGTGTTTCAGAAGTAATTAAAGCAGTTTCGCTGCGCGGCGGATTTACACCATTTAGAATTACACTGTTTCATTTTTTTGCTCCGGTAATTTGCATTGGTACGGGAAATACTCTTGGTCCCGAAGGACCAACTGCACAATTGGGCGGAGGGGTTTCAAGTAAAATTGGAAATTTATTAGGCTTATCCGATTCAAGAAGAAGAATTTTTACGGCAGCCGGTGCCGGTGCCGCAATTGCTGCAGTTTTCAATTCCCCTTTAGGCGGAATATTTTTTGCGTTAGAAATAATTTTACTTAACGATTTTCAAACTCAAACATTTTCTGCGTTAGTTTTAGCTTCCGTTACGGCGAGCGCAATTTCAAGAATTTTTCTGGGTAATCAAGCAACTTTTATTTTCGGTGATTTATCCATCGGAACTTATTCTCACTTTTATTTTTACGCAATTCTTGGAGTTCTTTCCGGATTTATTTCACTCATGTTTATAAGATATTCAGAAATTATTGATAATCTTTTTCATGAAAAAATATTAATCAAATTTCCCAGATGGATTGTTATGACCTTTGCCGGCTTGCTGATGGGAATTTTTGGTTTTTATTTTAACGGAATATTCGGAATTGGTTATGACACAATAAACAACATACTTGCATCATCTCAAATTTGGCATGTTGTTTTAATTCTGCTAATTCTAAAATTTTTCTTGGTTCCAATAGTTCTTTATTCCGGCGGCTTTGGCGGAATCTTTGCACCATCATTATTTATTGGTGCGTGCGTTGGATATTTATATTCTTTCGGATTAAATCATTTCTTCGGAATTCAACTTGACACGGTTGCATATGTTCTTGTTGGAATGGGAGCTGTTCTTGGAGGAATTAATACAATACCAATTTCAGCAATTCTTATAATTTTTGAAATGACAAAAAATCACACATTTATTCTTCCACTTATGCTGGCGGTAATTATAAGTACAACAATTGTACAAATAATTTTAAAAGGTTCAATTCACATTAAACATTTGGAGAGAGAGGGTTTTAGAATTTCCAGCGGAAAAGAAACAAACGTTTTAAAATCAATTTTTGTAGAAGATGTTATGCGTGATGAAATTTTGCTGATTCCGGAAAATACATCAATTTCTAAATTGATAAGTTTGTTATTAGAAAGTCCGCACGCTGCTTTTTATACAATAAATATAAATGGAAAATTAGTTGGAACAATAACCGAGAATGAACTTCGACCAATAATTACCGAGTATGAACAAATTCGCGATACATTAATTGCGAGCGATATTGCAAAACAAGAAGTTCTTACAGTTTTTAAAAATGATGACCTCGATCATATTTTAAAATTATTTGGAAGCAGTAATGTTGATCAATTTCCAGTTGTTTCAAATAAAGATCCGCTAAAAGCAATCGGCACAGTTTGGAGACAAGATGTAATTACAGCATACAATCAAGAAAGTTTAAAACATAATTTGGCTGATGGTTTAGCAAATGAAATTAAATCTATTGATAAAACTCACGTTTCAAAAGTTGCAGAAGGATATTCAATTGTTGAGTGTAATGTAAATTCGACTTTTATCGGAAGCACTTTGGTTGAACTTCGTTTAAGAAATAAATATGGATTAGAAGTTTTAATGATCAAACAAAAAAAATCTCTGTTCGATGAAAAATCTTCCGAACCGAAACTAATAATTCCGGATCCAAATTATGTTATAAAAGCCGATGATATACTTGTTCTGTTTGGCTCCGATGAAAATATTGCAAAAACAAATGAATGGAAATAA
- a CDS encoding DUF1697 domain-containing protein: protein MQTYIALFRGINVSGQKLIKMADLKLLFEELNFTNVITYIQSGNVIFTSKISDYKKLSKLISNKINAQYNFEVELIIKTPEDLKYILDNNPFIKQNNNPKKNYVTFLFNEPTEENILNFSKTDYAPEEFFINKNIFYFYSPNGYGNAKMNNNFIEKKLKVIATTRNWQTVNKLVELTEINK from the coding sequence ATGCAAACCTATATTGCTCTTTTTCGTGGAATAAATGTAAGCGGTCAGAAGCTAATAAAAATGGCTGATTTGAAATTACTTTTTGAAGAATTAAATTTTACAAATGTTATAACTTATATTCAAAGCGGGAACGTAATCTTCACTTCTAAAATTAGTGATTACAAAAAACTAAGTAAATTAATTTCTAATAAAATTAATGCTCAATATAATTTTGAAGTTGAGCTAATAATTAAAACTCCGGAAGATTTAAAATATATTTTAGATAATAATCCTTTCATCAAACAAAATAATAATCCAAAAAAGAATTATGTAACTTTTCTTTTTAACGAACCGACAGAAGAAAATATTTTAAATTTTAGTAAGACAGATTACGCACCGGAAGAATTTTTCATCAATAAAAATATATTTTATTTTTATTCTCCAAATGGCTACGGCAATGCAAAAATGAATAATAATTTTATTGAGAAGAAATTAAAAGTAATTGCCACAACAAGAAATTGGCAAACTGTAAATAAACTTGTTGAGCTTACGGAAATTAATAAATAA
- a CDS encoding threonyl-tRNA synthetase editing domain-containing protein encodes MRLLIFYVNSFSFETHHKGLDSADDIEIKDKIENAILGFIHVEEKDETNSSDVETKLIKNLKWAARKNETNKIILHSFNHLSESSANPDFTKLILNNAELRLKNSDYETYQTPFGYFLNIQLDAPGKPLARIFKEF; translated from the coding sequence ATGAGGCTTCTGATATTTTATGTAAATTCTTTTTCGTTTGAAACTCATCACAAAGGTTTAGATTCTGCCGATGATATTGAGATTAAGGATAAAATAGAAAATGCAATATTAGGATTTATTCATGTTGAAGAAAAAGATGAAACCAATAGTTCAGATGTTGAAACGAAATTAATCAAAAATTTAAAGTGGGCAGCAAGAAAAAATGAAACAAATAAAATTATTTTGCACTCATTCAATCATTTATCGGAAAGCAGCGCTAATCCGGATTTTACAAAACTAATTTTAAATAATGCAGAATTGAGATTGAAAAATTCGGATTATGAAACTTACCAAACTCCATTTGGATATTTCCTTAATATTCAATTAGATGCACCGGGGAAGCCGCTTGCAAGAATATTTAAAGAATTTTAG
- a CDS encoding 16S rRNA (uracil(1498)-N(3))-methyltransferase, which yields MNIIILSEKDRLNENQYRIDDERYSHIINILNSELNDFVEIGLLNNKIGIAKIILIDEKKLILEIVELYECDKSKISIDLICALPRPQTLKKVLSISATMRVRNLFFIKSEKVEKSYFHSPLLFEDNYTKYLVEGLSQGKQIFLPNVSFHNKFKIFFEDEFNSKNYDRKLLAHPNSENSLLKFKFSEVKNLVVAIGPEGGWNNFEINFMQNLDFENFILSKSILRVESAVTAALSQIELITKL from the coding sequence ATGAACATTATTATTCTTTCGGAAAAAGACCGCTTAAATGAAAATCAATATAGAATTGATGATGAAAGATATTCACATATTATAAATATTTTAAATTCTGAGTTAAACGATTTTGTTGAAATTGGTTTGCTGAACAACAAAATTGGTATAGCAAAAATAATTTTAATTGATGAGAAAAAATTAATTTTAGAAATTGTTGAATTATATGAATGTGATAAATCAAAAATTAGTATTGATTTAATTTGTGCTTTACCGCGACCGCAGACTTTAAAAAAAGTGTTATCAATTTCTGCAACGATGAGAGTGAGAAATTTATTTTTTATCAAATCGGAAAAAGTTGAAAAAAGTTATTTTCATTCACCACTTTTATTTGAAGATAATTATACAAAATATTTAGTAGAAGGATTAAGTCAAGGTAAACAGATTTTTCTTCCGAATGTTTCCTTTCATAATAAGTTTAAAATATTTTTTGAAGATGAGTTTAATTCTAAAAATTATGATAGAAAATTACTCGCTCATCCAAATTCAGAAAATAGTTTACTAAAGTTTAAATTTAGTGAAGTTAAAAATCTTGTTGTTGCAATTGGTCCGGAAGGCGGCTGGAATAATTTTGAAATTAATTTTATGCAAAATTTAGATTTTGAAAATTTCATTTTAAGCAAGAGTATTTTACGCGTTGAGAGTGCTGTTACAGCGGCATTATCTCAAATTGAGTTAATAACAAAACTTTAA
- a CDS encoding M23 family metallopeptidase, with translation MNVNRTLIFLLFSTIILFAQEVKFNGEFKQGNLVFGYAENLKEILLDDKIIPFDKSGNFVMGFDRNDSIEHLLTIKLESKTILKKFIPEKTKYNIQRINGMKQKYVEAPKEELPRIEKEREISKAAREKVGSVKDALYLSGFIKPISNARISSVFGSQRILNGTPKNMHNGIDFASPTGTPVKAMVDGVVHLSADNFYYSGNYILLDHGLGLNSFYLHLSKSFVSEGQLVKKGEVIGEVGTTGRSTGAHLHWGVQWFDERVDPNSIFSFKEEN, from the coding sequence ATGAATGTAAATAGAACTTTAATCTTTTTACTATTTTCAACAATAATATTATTTGCCCAAGAAGTTAAATTCAATGGAGAATTTAAACAAGGAAATTTAGTTTTTGGTTATGCTGAAAATCTTAAAGAAATTCTACTTGATGACAAAATTATTCCATTTGATAAAAGTGGAAATTTTGTAATGGGATTTGATAGAAATGATTCAATCGAACATTTGCTAACAATTAAATTGGAAAGCAAAACAATATTGAAAAAATTTATTCCGGAAAAAACAAAATATAATATTCAAAGAATAAATGGAATGAAGCAAAAATATGTTGAAGCTCCAAAAGAAGAATTACCAAGAATTGAAAAGGAAAGGGAAATATCGAAAGCAGCAAGAGAAAAAGTTGGAAGTGTAAAAGATGCATTATATTTAAGCGGATTTATAAAACCAATTAGCAACGCAAGAATATCAAGTGTATTTGGAAGTCAAAGAATTTTAAATGGTACACCAAAAAACATGCATAACGGAATTGATTTTGCCTCGCCCACTGGAACTCCGGTAAAAGCAATGGTAGACGGAGTAGTTCATCTTTCTGCTGATAATTTTTATTATTCGGGAAATTATATTTTGTTAGATCACGGTTTGGGATTAAATTCTTTTTATCTTCATTTAAGTAAAAGTTTTGTTAGTGAAGGACAACTAGTAAAGAAAGGTGAAGTTATAGGAGAAGTTGGAACTACGGGAAGATCAACCGGTGCGCATTTGCATTGGGGAGTTCAATGGTTTGATGAAAGAGTTGATCCAAATTCAATTTTTAGTTTTAAAGAGGAAAATTAA
- a CDS encoding carbonic anhydrase, protein MENLFDGVKEFNSNDFLEHKNLFEELGKKQNPHTLFIGCSDSRLVPNLITKTLPGELFVIRNIANIVPYFRVSQEFAATTSAIEYAIKILNVENILICGHSNCGGCNAMFFDENQFKEIPNTKKWLELSNSVKQKINEIPHIHSDHAKREWMTEQLNIVEQLKHLLTYPYIKEKFEKKELNILGWYYIIETGEIFNYNTKIKQFEKIE, encoded by the coding sequence ATGGAAAACCTTTTTGACGGTGTTAAAGAATTTAATTCAAATGATTTTTTAGAACATAAAAATTTATTTGAAGAACTTGGGAAAAAACAAAATCCGCACACACTTTTTATTGGCTGTTCGGATTCGCGTTTGGTTCCAAATTTAATTACGAAAACTTTACCCGGTGAATTATTTGTTATTCGAAATATTGCGAATATTGTTCCTTATTTTAGAGTATCGCAAGAATTTGCAGCTACAACCTCGGCAATTGAATATGCAATAAAAATTTTAAATGTGGAAAATATTTTAATTTGCGGACACTCAAATTGCGGCGGATGCAACGCAATGTTTTTCGATGAAAATCAATTTAAAGAAATTCCAAATACAAAAAAATGGCTGGAACTTTCTAATTCTGTAAAACAAAAAATTAATGAAATTCCGCATATACATTCTGATCATGCAAAAAGAGAATGGATGACAGAACAGCTTAATATTGTTGAACAACTTAAACATCTTCTAACTTATCCTTATATAAAAGAAAAGTTTGAGAAAAAAGAATTGAATATTTTAGGCTGGTATTACATTATTGAAACCGGTGAAATTTTTAATTACAATACAAAAATCAAACAATTTGAAAAAATAGAATAA